The Capsicum annuum cultivar UCD-10X-F1 chromosome 3, UCD10Xv1.1, whole genome shotgun sequence genomic sequence TTACAACCCTTTGCTTTGTTCTTTGACACACAATTGACTGCAACAGGGAATGTGTTTGGTGACACTGTCTGCTTCAGTGAAACCCTTGAGACCTCCAAGTTGTGGCAAAGGAATCAAGGACATAGACTGCCCTAAAAGTGCTTCTTCTTTCCAAATTGGCATCTTCTATTGTGCTTTGTACATAGTTGCTATTGGTACTGGTGGAACCAAGCCTAATATCTCAACAATGGGTGCAGACCAGTTTGATGATTTTGAGGCTAAAGAGAGGTTTCAAAAGCTATCCTTTTTCAATTGGTGGATGTTTAGCATCTTTCTTGGAACTCTCTTCTCCAACACTTTCCTTGTTTACTTGCAAGACAATGTTGGACCGGGTGTTGGTTATGGACTTCCAACTGCTGGACTTGCTGTGTCTATTATGGTGTTCTTGATAGGGACTCGTTATTATAGGCACAAAACACCTTCAGGGAGTCCATTCACTAGGATTGCTCAAGTTCTTGTTGCTGCTGTTAGAAAGTGGAAGGTGGTTGCCCCTAATGACCCAAAGGAACTTCATGAGCTTAGCTTGGAAGAGTATGCTACCTCTGCAGGCATCTTCAGAATTGATCATACCACTTCTCTAAGGTGACAATATTCTGATACTCTCTCTGTACAAATTTAGATCTCTTAATACTTTCCTTTTTTGTTTGTTCAAAATAGAGTCtctttctatatttagtaagTTTTACAATTCTAACCTAACATCCTATATGACAAATTTATGACCACAAGATTTAAAGGACTACCTGCACCTTTAATTTAAGACAGCAAGATTCAAAAAACTTTGTGCTCAGTCAAACTAAGACATTTAAATTGGGATGGAGTAAGTATTTAATCTCCATGCATTGACAACATAACAAAGTTCAAACTATCAATTAAAGTTGTTATTTATTCAAGAGGTCATGAATCAAACCGTGAAAACAACTACTTGTAGAAATGCAAGACAAGGTTGCATACAATAGATTCAATGTGGTACAGCCTTTTCGTAGACCTCATGCATAACGGGGGCTTAGTGCACCAGGTTTCCATGTGTGTAATTTTAACCTATTGTTGCAGACAATTTGCTTTATTTTTCAGGTTATTAGTTTCGACAGAAACTTGCATGGTAACCTGGTAGTGTAAAATTCTTTTAGAATGTACGTGTATTTCAGCTAAACTTCAGATTATTAATGCTTAGTTTTTAATTTCTTTGCTtggattttatgtgatttggATCATTTTGCCTGCAGACTTCTTGACAAGGCAGCTGTGAAAACAGGGCCTAGTTCACCCTGGACACTTTGTTCAATCACTCAAGTTGAACAAGCTAAGCAAATGATAAAAATGCTACCAATACTTGTAGCAACTTTCATACCAAGCACGATGCTAGCACAAACACATACCCTCTTTATTAAGCAAGGTACAACCTTGAAGAGAGGACTCGGTCCGAAGTTTGAAATTCCTCCAGCATCTCTTACAGCATTCATAACAATCTCCATGTTGATCACCATTATTGTCTATGACCGCCTCATTGTACCCATTCTTCGAAAATACACAAAGAACCCAAGGGGAATCACATTGTTGCAAAGACTAGGAATTGGCCTTTTCTTGCATGTCCTAGTCATGGTTACTGCCTCATTCGTCGAAAGGAAAAGGCTTAGTGTAGCTAGAGAACATGGAATTACTGAGAAAAAACAGATTGTTCCACTACGTATTTTCATTCTGCTTCCCCAGTTTGTATTGATGGGAGTTGCTGATAACTTTGTGGAGGTTGCAAAACTCGAGTTTTTCTATGATCAAGCACCAGATAGTATGAAAAGCCTTGGGACTGCATATGCTACAACTAGCTTGGGTGTTGGCTATTTCCTCAGCAGCTTTCTACTGTCAACTGTGGCAGATGTCACAAAGAAAAATGGACACAAAGGGTGGATTTTGGACAATCTCAATGTCTCTCATTTGGACTATTACTATGCATTTTATGCTATCTTGAGCTTTATCAACTTTCTTTTCTTCCTGGTTGTAGCAAGACTCTTCGTTTATAACACCGAGATCAACAAAACCAACAATGAGTTGTAGGAGGCTATGCAACCCTCACTTAGCATGTCGATGATCGAAGAAGAAAAGTCACTAGTTAATAATCTAGTTTGTAATCCTTCTCGGTCAAATACCTTATAACTAGATATTGTGTAATACAAAATTATGAAACTTTAGAATCAAGGTTGTTAGTTACTCCTtatgtttcaatttgtttgtttgttttttgacTTGAAACTCACGAGTTTAAGAAGgtaaagaaacttttgaatcttgtactaatcttaaactaaagatattaTGTACAAGGTACAGAAgtatcctttaatcttgtggttttaaatatGCCGGTATAATGTTATAATTAAATAGTtgacaaaaaaggaaagagacttTCATTTTAGAATAgattaaaaacaaaaacaagacaAATAAACTAAACCAAGGGAGTATCTCTATTTCATTATGGATTCCTTTTTCACATTTATACAACTAGTCTAGAGAAGGTGGTTGAGCTTCCTATGCATACAGTATGACTATGTTTCAATAATTGTTCCTTGCTTCGAACAATAGGACCTCTAGCCTTCTCAACTATAGAACTAATTAATAGGTCACTTCTGTAAGGCGGAATGAAATCTCCACTCAAGTAAAACTTGAAACCATCAAAAAGTTTTGGTGCATGTAGATGTATGTATAAAGGAAAGAGTAAAAATAGTTATGTTTCAGCAAAATGGCAAAAATAGTTATGTTTCAGCAAAAATGGGATCGCCCGTAACTAACTTTCAAAATTAGCTTCtgtttctttttccatttttgttctttgaaatttttttccctCTTCTAAGATAGTTTTGTATTTCTCTTCTTTTCCTTTTGTgttcc encodes the following:
- the LOC107866371 gene encoding protein NRT1/ PTR FAMILY 5.2, whose amino-acid sequence is MMTEELEKRDGNIRGEDYTQDGTVDLKGRPVLRSKTGRWRACCFIVGYEVFERMAFYGISTNLVIYLSNKFHEGTVKSSNNVTNWVGTVWLTPLIGAYIADAHLGRYWTFIISSAVYLMGMCLVTLSASVKPLRPPSCGKGIKDIDCPKSASSFQIGIFYCALYIVAIGTGGTKPNISTMGADQFDDFEAKERFQKLSFFNWWMFSIFLGTLFSNTFLVYLQDNVGPGVGYGLPTAGLAVSIMVFLIGTRYYRHKTPSGSPFTRIAQVLVAAVRKWKVVAPNDPKELHELSLEEYATSAGIFRIDHTTSLRLLDKAAVKTGPSSPWTLCSITQVEQAKQMIKMLPILVATFIPSTMLAQTHTLFIKQGTTLKRGLGPKFEIPPASLTAFITISMLITIIVYDRLIVPILRKYTKNPRGITLLQRLGIGLFLHVLVMVTASFVERKRLSVAREHGITEKKQIVPLRIFILLPQFVLMGVADNFVEVAKLEFFYDQAPDSMKSLGTAYATTSLGVGYFLSSFLLSTVADVTKKNGHKGWILDNLNVSHLDYYYAFYAILSFINFLFFLVVARLFVYNTEINKTNNEL